From Brevibacillus marinus, a single genomic window includes:
- the sdhA gene encoding succinate dehydrogenase flavoprotein subunit: protein MAKGKIIVVGGGLAGLMATIKIAEKGVPVDLFSLVPVKRSHSVCAQGGINGAVNTKGEGDSTWEHFDDTIYGGDFLANQPPVKAMCDAAPGIIYMLDRMGVMFNRTSEGLLDFRRFGGTKHHRTAFAGATTGQQLLYALDEQVRRFEVEGLVTKYEYFDFLGIVLDDEGVCRGITAQNMRTGEINSYRAEAVIMATGGPGIIFGKSTNSMINTGTAASAAYQQGVIYANGEFIQIHPTAIPGDDKLRLMSESARGEGGRIWTYRDGKPWYFLEEKYPAYGNLVPRDIATREIFHVCVDLKLGINGENMVYLDLSHKDPKELDVKLGGIIEIYEKFVGEDPRKVPMKIFPAVHYSMGGMWVDYNQMTNIPGLFAAGECDYSQHGANRLGANSLLSAIYGGMVAGPKAVEYMNGLQKSSSDISSTVFDAYTKKEQQKYEDILKMDGSENAYLLHRELGEWMTDNVTVVRYNDRLKKTDEKIQELMERWKNINVNDTQRWSNSAAQFTRHLWNMLILARVITIGALLRNESRGAHYKPEFPERDDQNFLKTTMAKFNPETLAPDIYYEDVDISLIPPRKRDYSKNK from the coding sequence GTGGCAAAAGGAAAAATCATTGTCGTCGGCGGCGGTCTGGCAGGGCTGATGGCGACGATCAAGATAGCAGAAAAGGGCGTGCCTGTCGATCTGTTCTCCCTTGTGCCGGTTAAACGTTCTCACTCTGTCTGTGCGCAGGGCGGCATCAACGGTGCCGTCAACACCAAAGGGGAAGGCGACTCGACGTGGGAACACTTTGACGATACGATTTACGGCGGGGACTTTCTCGCGAACCAGCCGCCGGTCAAGGCGATGTGCGATGCCGCGCCGGGGATCATTTACATGCTGGACCGGATGGGCGTCATGTTCAACCGTACGTCGGAAGGTCTGCTCGATTTCCGCCGCTTCGGAGGAACCAAACACCACCGCACGGCGTTTGCCGGAGCGACGACCGGCCAGCAGCTTCTGTACGCTCTGGACGAACAGGTGCGCCGCTTTGAAGTGGAAGGACTTGTCACCAAATACGAATACTTTGATTTTCTCGGCATCGTGCTCGACGATGAAGGCGTCTGTCGCGGGATTACCGCCCAAAACATGCGGACAGGTGAAATCAACTCCTACCGTGCCGAGGCCGTCATCATGGCCACCGGCGGTCCGGGGATTATCTTCGGCAAATCGACCAACTCGATGATCAACACCGGTACGGCCGCATCCGCTGCTTACCAGCAGGGGGTTATTTACGCCAACGGGGAGTTTATCCAGATTCACCCGACGGCGATCCCGGGGGACGACAAGCTGCGCCTGATGTCCGAGTCCGCCCGCGGCGAAGGCGGCCGCATCTGGACCTATCGCGACGGAAAACCGTGGTACTTCCTGGAAGAGAAATACCCGGCATACGGCAACCTGGTGCCGCGTGATATCGCCACCCGGGAAATTTTCCACGTTTGCGTCGATCTGAAGCTGGGGATCAATGGCGAGAACATGGTCTACCTCGACCTGTCCCATAAAGATCCGAAGGAATTGGATGTCAAGCTGGGCGGCATTATCGAGATCTACGAAAAGTTCGTCGGTGAAGATCCGCGCAAAGTTCCGATGAAGATCTTCCCCGCTGTCCACTACTCGATGGGCGGCATGTGGGTCGACTACAACCAGATGACCAACATTCCCGGACTGTTTGCCGCCGGCGAGTGCGATTACTCGCAGCACGGGGCCAACCGGCTCGGGGCCAACTCGCTCTTGTCCGCCATCTACGGCGGGATGGTCGCCGGCCCGAAGGCGGTCGAGTACATGAACGGCTTGCAGAAATCGTCAAGCGACATCTCCAGCACCGTCTTCGATGCCTACACGAAAAAAGAGCAGCAGAAGTACGAGGACATCCTCAAGATGGACGGGTCGGAAAACGCCTACCTGCTGCATCGTGAGCTGGGTGAGTGGATGACCGATAACGTGACCGTTGTCCGCTACAACGATCGCCTGAAGAAAACGGACGAGAAGATTCAGGAACTGATGGAACGCTGGAAAAACATCAACGTCAACGACACGCAGCGCTGGAGCAACTCGGCTGCCCAGTTTACGCGCCACTTGTGGAACATGCTCATCCTCGCCCGGGTGATCACGATCGGTGCGCTGTTGCGCAACGAAAGCCGCGGCGCGCACTACAAACCGGAGTTTCCGGAGCGCGATGACCAGAACTTCCTGAAAACGACGATGGCCAAGTTTAATCCGGAAACGTTGGCTCCCGACATCTACTACGAAGACGTGGACATCTCGCTCATTCCGCCGCGGAAGCGCGACTACAGCAAAAACAAATAA
- a CDS encoding succinate dehydrogenase cytochrome b558 subunit, with translation MASRSRHFFHHRLHSLLGLVPVGLFLLFHLTANYQATKGPEAYNEAVALIEKLPFVLALEFVLIYIPLLFHAIYGLYIAFQAKHNVGNFGYFRNHMFLWQRITGIITLIFVAWHVWETRVQKALGAEVNFDMMANILSNPVMVVFYTIGILSAVFHLSNGIWSFLVHWGITVGPRSQRVATYFTMGVFVVVSFIGLRAMAAFIQ, from the coding sequence ATGGCTAGCAGAAGCCGGCACTTTTTTCATCACAGACTTCATTCTTTGTTAGGTCTGGTACCGGTGGGCTTGTTTCTGTTGTTCCACTTGACCGCCAACTACCAGGCGACCAAAGGGCCAGAGGCCTATAACGAGGCTGTTGCCTTGATCGAAAAGCTGCCATTTGTGCTGGCACTCGAGTTTGTCCTCATCTACATTCCATTGCTTTTTCACGCGATTTACGGGCTCTACATTGCCTTCCAGGCGAAGCACAATGTAGGCAACTTCGGCTACTTCCGCAACCACATGTTCCTGTGGCAGCGCATTACGGGGATCATTACCCTGATTTTTGTTGCCTGGCACGTCTGGGAGACGCGGGTGCAAAAAGCGCTTGGAGCGGAAGTCAACTTCGACATGATGGCCAATATCCTCAGTAACCCCGTCATGGTAGTGTTCTACACGATCGGCATCTTGTCCGCCGTCTTCCATCTGTCCAACGGGATCTGGTCATTTCTCGTTCACTGGGGCATCACGGTAGGGCCGCGTTCACAGCGAGTCGCCACGTATTTCACGATGGGTGTGTTCGTCGTTGTGTCCTTTATCGGTCTCCGTGCAATGGCCGCATTTATTCAATAG
- a CDS encoding DUF2507 domain-containing protein, translating to MKRTIDPLSALFSAEVMTQVEQMSMPYLGYLLLREKLAHRLLGESEAAILYWTGKELGNQLIVDSAEQLELIFIRLGLGRLDLLAHSEGQLRFRLSHTAYALLPLERLSRMLSWETGLLAGAVAAWAGRPAQAVLELQQGTDKKPVALISVRLDPVE from the coding sequence ATGAAACGTACGATCGATCCGTTGTCGGCGCTGTTTTCCGCAGAGGTCATGACGCAAGTCGAACAGATGAGCATGCCTTACCTCGGTTACCTGCTGCTGCGGGAAAAGTTGGCGCATCGGCTGCTCGGCGAAAGTGAAGCTGCGATTCTCTATTGGACAGGCAAGGAACTGGGGAATCAGCTCATCGTCGATTCAGCGGAGCAGCTGGAGCTGATCTTTATCCGCCTGGGGCTGGGCCGGCTGGATCTGCTTGCGCACAGCGAAGGGCAGCTGCGCTTCCGGCTCAGCCATACGGCGTACGCTTTGCTCCCGCTGGAGCGCTTGAGCCGGATGCTTTCCTGGGAGACAGGGCTGCTTGCCGGAGCGGTCGCCGCCTGGGCGGGCCGGCCGGCGCAGGCGGTCCTGGAGCTCCAGCAGGGAACAGACAAAAAGCCGGTAGCGCTGATCAGCGTCCGGCTTGATCCAGTCGAATGA
- the metX gene encoding homoserine O-acetyltransferase MetX, with product MKKLAIGEIKLESGEVLKQVEVAYETYGTYDQKRGNAVLVCHALTGDVHVAGDEFRAGWWEGLVGPGMPIDTNRYYVICSNVLGGCYGTTGPASVNPDTGKPYGSAFPMVTIRDMVHTQYRFLQELGIEQLYAVIGGSMGGMQVYEWAISYPTFMKLVVPIATCTRFSAIAIAYNDVGRQAIMNDPDWQGGDYYPGAGPRRGLSVARMLGMITYRTAELFEERFGRSLQTETAASSFDTPFQIESYLRYQGEKLVERFDANSYLCLLKAMDTHDVGRGRGGIEQALSAIKAQVVGIGISNDLLYPLDHQREMIELIRSHGTRAEFFTIDSKYGHDAFLVEFHKMGRILAPYFS from the coding sequence ATGAAGAAACTGGCGATCGGAGAAATAAAACTGGAGTCAGGGGAAGTGCTCAAACAAGTGGAAGTGGCTTACGAAACGTATGGCACGTACGACCAGAAGCGGGGCAACGCCGTCCTGGTCTGTCACGCCCTGACCGGAGATGTCCACGTCGCGGGAGACGAATTTCGAGCCGGCTGGTGGGAAGGGCTGGTCGGCCCCGGCATGCCGATTGACACGAACCGCTACTACGTCATCTGCAGCAATGTGCTGGGCGGCTGTTACGGCACGACCGGGCCGGCCAGCGTCAATCCGGATACGGGGAAACCGTACGGCTCCGCCTTTCCGATGGTTACGATCCGCGATATGGTACATACGCAGTATCGGTTTCTCCAGGAACTGGGGATTGAGCAGCTGTATGCGGTGATCGGCGGTTCGATGGGCGGGATGCAGGTATATGAATGGGCGATCAGCTACCCGACGTTTATGAAGCTGGTCGTGCCGATTGCCACCTGCACCCGTTTTTCCGCGATTGCGATCGCCTACAACGACGTCGGGCGGCAGGCGATCATGAACGATCCGGACTGGCAGGGCGGCGATTACTACCCGGGCGCGGGACCGCGGCGGGGGCTTTCCGTCGCCCGGATGCTGGGGATGATCACCTACCGCACGGCAGAACTGTTTGAGGAGCGGTTTGGCCGCAGCCTGCAGACGGAAACGGCGGCCAGCTCGTTTGACACGCCGTTTCAAATCGAGAGCTACTTGCGCTACCAGGGGGAAAAGCTGGTGGAGCGGTTTGACGCCAACAGCTATCTCTGCCTGCTCAAGGCGATGGATACGCATGACGTGGGCCGCGGCCGCGGCGGGATCGAACAGGCGCTGTCGGCGATCAAGGCCCAGGTGGTCGGGATCGGGATCAGCAACGATCTTCTCTACCCGTTGGACCATCAGCGGGAGATGATTGAGCTCATCCGTTCGCACGGCACCCGTGCCGAGTTTTTCACGATTGACTCCAAGTACGGACATGACGCTTTTCTCGTGGAATTTCACAAGATGGGCAGGATTCTCGCACCCTATTTCTCCTGA